The following proteins are encoded in a genomic region of Arthrobacter jiangjiafuii:
- a CDS encoding ABC transporter ATP-binding protein — protein MTTAIEVHNVSKEFVLRHTRSIKEAFVWFVKGRKGDLSEKFFALKDVSLEIKQGESVALLGLNGSGKSTLLKQISGVMLPDSGTVGTRGRVAGLIEVGAGFHPDLSGRDNVFLNGAILGMSEAEIHEKFDSIVEFSEIGQFIDTEVKFYSSGMYLRLAFSVAVHTDPEVFLVDEILAVGDEPFQKKCLAKIRELADEGKTLVVVSHDLDLVARICERGVLLERGKVVMDAPVADVVARMRR, from the coding sequence GTGACCACCGCGATCGAAGTGCACAACGTTTCCAAGGAATTCGTCCTTCGTCACACCCGGTCTATCAAGGAGGCCTTTGTCTGGTTCGTTAAGGGCCGCAAGGGTGACCTGTCGGAGAAGTTCTTTGCACTGAAGGACGTCTCGCTGGAGATCAAGCAGGGCGAATCCGTGGCACTGCTGGGGCTCAACGGATCGGGCAAGTCAACGCTGCTCAAACAGATTTCCGGCGTCATGCTTCCGGACTCGGGAACTGTGGGGACCCGGGGCCGGGTGGCTGGCCTGATTGAGGTTGGCGCCGGGTTCCACCCCGATCTAAGCGGACGGGACAACGTCTTCCTCAACGGTGCAATCCTGGGCATGTCGGAGGCGGAAATCCACGAGAAGTTCGACTCCATTGTCGAGTTCTCCGAGATCGGTCAGTTCATAGACACCGAAGTGAAATTCTATTCCTCCGGCATGTACCTGCGGTTGGCCTTTTCTGTGGCCGTCCACACCGATCCCGAGGTGTTCCTCGTGGATGAAATCCTGGCTGTCGGTGATGAGCCGTTCCAGAAAAAATGCCTGGCCAAGATCAGGGAATTGGCCGACGAAGGTAAGACGCTCGTCGTCGTCAGCCATGACCTGGACCTGGTCGCCAGGATCTGTGAGCGCGGAGTCCTGCTTGAACGCGGCAAAGTGGTCATGGACGCACCGGTTGCGGACGTCGTGGCGCGGATGCGGCGGTAG
- a CDS encoding ABC transporter permease: protein MATGELATPGSGGGLRDVVRSRYLLKLLVAKELKVRYRGSVLGLLWSYVKPGVQFLVFWFALGIFLGMNDSTPNFPIYLFSGIILINFFSEALGNASRSIVGNGGLIKKIYLPRELFPVASVWVSAVHFLPQLLILLVAAVLTGWRPGLSELAAAVAGFLIVALLATGLGLFFGAVNVYFRDSENFVDMLLMIATWASPVLYHWQMVRDSLGTTALTVYQINPLTTAVELFHYAFWLPTTGWDAAGMAADMPPSLLTLWLPVALVTSALVLLLGQFTFRRLEGRFAQEL from the coding sequence TTGGCTACCGGTGAACTTGCCACCCCGGGTTCCGGGGGAGGCCTGCGTGACGTGGTTCGTTCGCGTTACCTCCTGAAACTGCTCGTCGCTAAGGAGCTCAAGGTCCGCTACCGCGGGTCGGTGCTGGGGCTGCTTTGGTCGTATGTGAAGCCCGGCGTGCAGTTCCTGGTCTTCTGGTTTGCCTTGGGCATATTCCTGGGTATGAACGACAGCACACCGAACTTTCCCATCTACCTTTTCTCGGGAATCATCCTGATTAACTTCTTTAGCGAAGCATTGGGGAACGCGTCCCGGTCGATTGTGGGAAACGGTGGCCTGATCAAGAAGATCTATCTGCCGCGGGAGCTCTTTCCGGTAGCTTCGGTGTGGGTCTCAGCGGTGCATTTTCTGCCGCAGCTGCTGATCCTCCTCGTGGCCGCTGTGTTAACAGGATGGCGACCGGGATTGTCGGAACTGGCCGCCGCTGTCGCCGGTTTCCTGATCGTGGCCCTGCTGGCCACAGGCCTGGGCCTGTTCTTCGGGGCTGTCAATGTCTACTTCCGGGACTCCGAGAACTTTGTGGACATGCTGCTCATGATTGCTACCTGGGCGTCTCCGGTGCTTTACCACTGGCAAATGGTCCGCGATTCACTGGGTACGACTGCCTTGACGGTTTACCAGATCAACCCGCTCACGACGGCCGTGGAACTGTTCCACTACGCGTTCTGGCTTCCCACAACCGGCTGGGACGCCGCGGGAATGGCGGCCGATATGCCGCCCTCGCTGCTCACGCTATGGCTGCCCGTTGCCTTGGTTACCTCTGCCCTTGTCCTTCTGCTGGGGCAATTCACCTTCCGGCGGCTTGAAGGCCGCTTTGCTCAGGAGCTGTAA
- a CDS encoding glycosyltransferase, translating to MDTALLYVDSGSAMGAQVNTMDGSMAKSTASKAADTGAAAAAAEVHVEDFLSRTSTIARPGQRLSFGTYFNAFPASYWRRWTDVESVRLHVETKGAGAISVYKSNARGSLQHVETRRVDGDTVSDFDLTLKPFGDGGWYWFDLVAGAQPMALVEAAWLAPGEARKPGSITLEITTLNKNEFCLNNLRILAENPEALDNVAEVLIVDQGSKKLVDAEGFAEAEAALGGKLRMIHQGNLGGSGGFARGMYEAVENGSDYALLLDDDIVMEPESISRMLTFADRCKTPTIVGAHMFDLSNRSVLHTFGETVNLFRFQPDHPFKEQILGHDFARTNLRTTSWMHRRVDVDYNGWWMCMIPTEVIRNIGLSLPVFIKWDDAEYGLRAKAAGYNTVSMPGAAVWHITWADKDDAVDWQAYFHSRNRLITALLHSPYPRGGRVVREGSFIDIKHLISMQYFTAQGRVMALKDLIAGPEQLHEILPDRLPAIQSMRKEYSEAQFEADPEAFPRPGMGKPPRHGQGFKAPSYVTLVPWAAKTIIRQLTQPVTKASKERPQARVAHIDNRWWRMSQYDSAVVTNADGTAASWYQRDPRKMRALLAEGARLNAEILKDWPKLSDMYRKALPEITSMEAWKATFEKHSEESK from the coding sequence ATGGACACTGCCCTGCTGTATGTCGACAGCGGCTCCGCCATGGGCGCGCAGGTCAACACCATGGATGGTTCAATGGCCAAATCGACGGCATCGAAGGCCGCTGACACAGGAGCTGCCGCCGCCGCAGCCGAAGTGCACGTCGAGGACTTCCTGTCGCGTACCTCCACCATTGCCCGACCGGGACAGCGTTTGTCTTTCGGCACCTACTTTAACGCGTTCCCGGCAAGCTACTGGCGCCGTTGGACTGACGTTGAGAGCGTCCGGCTCCATGTTGAAACCAAGGGCGCCGGCGCCATCAGCGTCTACAAGTCCAACGCCCGCGGCTCTCTCCAGCACGTCGAAACCCGGCGCGTCGACGGCGATACAGTATCTGACTTCGACCTGACCCTAAAGCCTTTCGGTGACGGCGGCTGGTACTGGTTCGATCTGGTGGCAGGGGCGCAGCCGATGGCCCTGGTGGAAGCCGCTTGGCTTGCCCCCGGCGAGGCTAGGAAGCCCGGCTCAATCACGCTTGAAATCACCACGCTCAACAAGAACGAGTTCTGCCTCAATAACCTGAGAATCCTGGCGGAAAACCCCGAAGCGTTGGACAACGTCGCCGAAGTGCTGATTGTCGACCAGGGCTCGAAGAAGCTGGTCGATGCCGAAGGATTCGCAGAGGCTGAGGCTGCTTTGGGTGGCAAGTTACGGATGATCCATCAGGGCAATCTGGGTGGCTCCGGCGGCTTTGCCCGCGGTATGTATGAAGCGGTGGAAAACGGGAGTGACTACGCCCTCCTGCTGGACGACGACATTGTGATGGAGCCGGAGAGCATCTCCCGCATGCTTACCTTTGCCGATCGTTGTAAAACACCCACCATCGTTGGCGCTCACATGTTCGATCTGTCCAACCGGTCAGTCCTGCATACCTTCGGCGAAACTGTGAATCTTTTCCGTTTCCAGCCGGACCACCCGTTCAAGGAACAGATCCTGGGCCATGACTTCGCCCGGACCAACCTCCGAACGACATCATGGATGCACCGGCGCGTGGACGTTGACTATAACGGCTGGTGGATGTGCATGATCCCCACCGAAGTCATCCGCAACATCGGGCTTTCCCTGCCGGTGTTCATCAAATGGGACGACGCCGAGTACGGGCTGCGTGCCAAGGCTGCTGGCTACAACACCGTCTCCATGCCGGGTGCCGCAGTGTGGCACATCACCTGGGCGGACAAAGATGACGCCGTCGACTGGCAGGCGTATTTCCACAGCCGCAACCGCCTCATCACCGCCCTGCTGCACAGCCCGTACCCGCGCGGGGGGCGCGTGGTCCGCGAAGGCAGCTTCATCGATATTAAGCATCTGATCTCTATGCAGTACTTCACTGCCCAGGGCCGGGTCATGGCCCTCAAAGATCTGATTGCTGGACCGGAACAGCTGCATGAGATCCTCCCGGACAGGCTTCCGGCGATTCAGTCGATGCGGAAGGAATACTCCGAGGCCCAGTTCGAGGCCGATCCGGAAGCATTCCCCCGTCCCGGGATGGGCAAGCCGCCGCGTCATGGCCAGGGTTTCAAAGCCCCTTCCTACGTGACGCTGGTTCCCTGGGCCGCCAAGACGATCATCCGGCAGCTAACGCAGCCGGTCACCAAGGCCAGCAAGGAGCGCCCGCAGGCACGAGTCGCCCACATAGACAACCGTTGGTGGCGTATGTCCCAATACGACAGTGCCGTAGTAACCAATGCTGACGGAACGGCTGCCTCTTGGTACCAGCGCGACCCTCGCAAAATGCGGGCCCTGCTGGCCGAGGGGGCGAGGCTTAATGCTGAAATCCTCAAGGACTGGCCCAAGCTGAGCGATATGTACCGCAAGGCGCTTCCCGAGATCACCTCCATGGAAGCCTGGAAAGCAACTTTCGAAAAGCACTCGGAAGAGAGCAAATAG
- the glf gene encoding UDP-galactopyranose mutase, with product MNVDLVVVGAGFFGLTVAERAAKELGLKVAVLDRRHHIGGNAYSEKEAQTGIEVHRYGAHLFHTSNERVWDYVNRFTDFTNYVHKVYTSHKGEVYSMPINLGTINQFFRSSMGPAEAKALIQEQAGELAGTNPSNLNDKGIQLIGRPLYEAFIKYYTGKQWQTDPKDLPAEIISRLPVRYNYDNRYFNDKYEGLPVDGYTAWIERMADHPNIQVHLKTDFFDDGHEFSRNATRGQVPVIYTGAVDRYFDYAEGDLSWRTIDLEQEVLPIEDFQGTSVMNYPDEDVPYTRIHEFRHFHPERAYTKDATVIMREFSRFAEKGDEPYYPVNTGEDRAKLLAYRDLAKGEKEVLFGGRLGTYKYLDMHMAIGSALSMYDNKIKPHFTGGAKLESGGVDA from the coding sequence GTGAACGTTGACCTCGTCGTCGTCGGAGCGGGCTTTTTTGGCCTCACCGTAGCCGAGCGTGCTGCCAAGGAACTGGGCCTGAAGGTCGCAGTGCTTGATCGCCGCCACCACATTGGTGGAAACGCCTACAGTGAAAAGGAAGCCCAGACCGGCATCGAGGTCCACCGTTACGGAGCGCACCTGTTCCACACCTCCAACGAGCGTGTGTGGGACTACGTCAACCGCTTCACCGACTTCACGAACTACGTGCACAAGGTCTACACCAGCCACAAGGGCGAGGTGTACTCGATGCCGATCAACCTCGGCACGATCAACCAGTTCTTCCGGTCGTCCATGGGACCGGCGGAAGCAAAAGCGCTCATCCAGGAGCAGGCCGGTGAACTGGCGGGTACCAACCCCTCGAACTTGAACGACAAGGGTATCCAGCTTATTGGCCGCCCCCTCTACGAAGCGTTTATCAAGTACTACACCGGGAAGCAGTGGCAAACAGATCCCAAGGACCTGCCCGCGGAGATCATCTCCCGCCTCCCGGTGCGCTACAACTATGACAACCGGTACTTCAACGATAAGTACGAGGGGCTGCCGGTCGATGGCTACACCGCATGGATCGAGCGGATGGCCGACCATCCCAACATTCAGGTCCACCTGAAGACAGACTTCTTCGACGACGGCCACGAGTTCTCCCGGAACGCCACCCGCGGGCAGGTGCCCGTCATCTACACCGGCGCCGTGGACCGCTACTTTGACTACGCCGAAGGTGACCTGTCCTGGCGCACCATCGATCTGGAACAGGAGGTCCTCCCCATCGAAGACTTCCAGGGAACATCGGTCATGAATTACCCGGACGAGGATGTTCCGTACACCCGAATCCATGAGTTCCGTCACTTCCACCCGGAGCGTGCCTACACCAAGGACGCCACGGTGATCATGCGCGAGTTCTCCCGCTTCGCAGAAAAGGGCGATGAGCCTTACTACCCCGTCAACACGGGTGAGGACCGCGCAAAGCTGCTTGCTTACCGCGACCTCGCCAAGGGGGAAAAAGAGGTTCTCTTTGGTGGTCGGCTTGGCACGTATAAGTATCTTGACATGCATATGGCGATCGGCTCGGCCTTGTCGATGTACGACAATAAGATCAAGCCCCACTTCACCGGTGGGGCAAAGCTTGAAAGCGGAGGAGTTGACGCGTGA
- a CDS encoding SGNH hydrolase domain-containing protein — MISAFLLSLIPGPTQISADWGELESACSGEDEPGSAVLDGHCRVTAPDNPARTILVIGDSHAQQWLGAVEPMAGESNYKVVSLLMGACSFGIESEGRSQGCNDFNAAAMAYALEHDVDAVITVASAASKDSTEERIVDGLPAAARELTRHGIVVVGVRDNPRYPFNMYACSQSEGASACATDRSLKLASEAPFNWPGGVPDGVGFVDMSDLICPAGVCPPVIGNVNVYMDTNHLTATYAGSMSDEFSARFHAVSGW, encoded by the coding sequence CTGATCTCTGCATTCCTGCTCTCGCTTATCCCTGGTCCGACACAGATCAGCGCGGACTGGGGGGAGCTGGAAAGTGCATGCAGTGGCGAGGATGAGCCTGGCTCCGCTGTCCTTGACGGCCATTGCCGCGTGACAGCCCCGGACAATCCTGCAAGGACCATCTTGGTGATCGGTGATTCCCATGCCCAGCAGTGGCTAGGGGCGGTTGAACCTATGGCGGGGGAGAGCAACTACAAAGTGGTGTCCCTTCTGATGGGTGCTTGCTCTTTCGGTATCGAGAGTGAAGGGCGCAGCCAAGGGTGCAACGACTTCAACGCAGCCGCAATGGCCTACGCCTTGGAACATGACGTGGATGCCGTGATCACCGTTGCGTCCGCCGCGTCCAAGGACAGCACTGAAGAACGCATCGTCGACGGGTTGCCAGCCGCCGCTAGGGAGCTAACTCGTCACGGCATCGTTGTGGTGGGCGTCCGAGACAATCCACGTTATCCGTTCAACATGTACGCCTGTTCGCAGTCGGAAGGTGCTTCGGCCTGCGCTACGGACCGGTCCCTGAAACTGGCTTCAGAAGCTCCATTCAACTGGCCCGGGGGCGTGCCTGACGGCGTTGGATTTGTGGACATGAGTGATCTGATCTGTCCTGCCGGGGTATGCCCGCCAGTGATCGGAAACGTAAACGTGTATATGGACACTAATCATCTGACCGCAACTTACGCGGGCAGTATGAGTGACGAGTTCAGCGCGCGGTTCCATGCTGTGTCCGGATGGTGA
- a CDS encoding WhiB family transcriptional regulator: protein MDWRSRAACLDKDPELFFPVGNTGPALLQIEEAKSVCRRCPVMDTCLQWAIETGQDAGVWGGMSEDERRALKRRAARARRAS, encoded by the coding sequence ATGGATTGGCGGAGCCGCGCAGCGTGTCTGGACAAGGATCCGGAGCTGTTCTTCCCTGTGGGCAACACCGGCCCTGCTCTTCTTCAGATTGAGGAAGCGAAAAGTGTATGCCGCCGATGCCCGGTCATGGATACCTGCCTTCAGTGGGCTATCGAAACCGGTCAGGACGCCGGCGTCTGGGGCGGTATGAGCGAAGACGAGCGCCGCGCGCTGAAGCGCCGTGCCGCACGCGCACGACGCGCCTCCTAA
- a CDS encoding sensor histidine kinase, with the protein MAIFTDPIKDHADFGPGDAEWLHLLVGDWQLVADLAFADLALWFPLPDGSYVALAHARPSTSHTVFHSDFVGERMRADLQPLADKAWESQVIERSSETNWTTETAMRVEAIPFVRNGRTLAVVTSHMDLSSSRMPSRLELTYRQCAYDLLRMGTLGLWPDFATPTGSRRGAPRVGDGLIRMDADGVVQYASPNGVSAFRRLGDMETLEGRSLAEITTALLKDRRMVDETLPLVVTGRMPWRTEIESRGVSLSLRAIPLRDEKERFGALVLCRDVSELRRREMELVSKDATIREIHHRVKNNLQTVAALLRMQSRRMESEEGKQGLAQAMRRVATIALVHETLSQGLTQNVNFDELIDRQFRLAAEVASPTQQVRTEKEGSFGELPSDFATPLALVINELVTNAVEHGLSDRKGTVRLSASRQMGPDTEEILTVTVSDDGAGLPPEPRREGLGLQIVRTLVQSELDGTIEWSAREGGGTQVRIEMGLDAESRRA; encoded by the coding sequence GTGGCCATTTTTACCGATCCGATCAAGGACCATGCCGACTTCGGGCCGGGGGACGCGGAATGGCTGCACCTGCTGGTCGGCGACTGGCAACTGGTCGCCGACCTGGCCTTCGCCGACCTGGCCCTCTGGTTCCCGCTGCCAGACGGCAGCTATGTGGCGCTGGCACACGCCCGCCCCTCGACGTCGCACACTGTCTTCCACAGTGACTTCGTCGGGGAGCGGATGCGTGCGGATCTGCAGCCGCTGGCGGACAAGGCCTGGGAGAGCCAGGTCATTGAGCGGTCCAGCGAAACGAACTGGACGACAGAGACGGCCATGCGGGTGGAAGCGATTCCCTTCGTCCGCAACGGCAGGACGCTTGCCGTGGTGACCAGCCACATGGACCTGTCATCCTCCCGCATGCCCTCGCGGCTGGAACTGACGTACCGCCAGTGCGCCTACGACCTGCTGCGCATGGGAACGCTGGGGCTCTGGCCCGACTTCGCCACGCCCACCGGCTCCCGCCGCGGTGCCCCGCGCGTGGGCGACGGGCTGATCAGGATGGATGCCGACGGCGTCGTGCAGTACGCCTCGCCCAACGGCGTCTCGGCGTTCCGCCGCCTGGGGGACATGGAAACCCTGGAAGGCCGCTCGCTGGCGGAGATCACCACCGCGCTGCTCAAGGACCGGCGCATGGTGGACGAGACACTGCCCCTGGTGGTGACCGGGCGGATGCCGTGGCGGACCGAGATAGAATCCCGCGGCGTGAGCCTGTCGCTGCGGGCAATTCCACTGCGGGACGAGAAGGAACGATTCGGGGCGCTGGTCCTGTGCCGCGACGTTTCCGAGCTGCGCCGCCGGGAGATGGAACTGGTCTCCAAGGACGCCACGATCCGGGAAATCCACCACCGTGTGAAGAACAATCTGCAGACGGTGGCGGCCCTGCTGCGGATGCAGTCGCGGCGGATGGAAAGCGAAGAAGGCAAGCAGGGCCTGGCGCAGGCGATGCGCCGGGTGGCGACCATTGCCCTGGTGCATGAAACGCTCTCGCAGGGGCTGACTCAGAATGTGAACTTCGACGAGCTGATCGACCGGCAGTTCAGGCTGGCGGCCGAGGTGGCCTCGCCGACGCAGCAGGTGCGGACCGAGAAGGAGGGATCCTTCGGAGAGCTGCCCAGCGACTTCGCCACGCCGCTGGCACTGGTGATCAATGAGTTGGTGACCAACGCCGTCGAACACGGGCTTTCGGACCGCAAGGGCACCGTGCGGCTGAGCGCTTCACGGCAGATGGGACCCGACACCGAGGAGATCCTGACCGTCACCGTGTCCGACGACGGCGCCGGGCTGCCGCCGGAACCGCGCCGGGAAGGGCTCGGGCTGCAGATTGTCCGGACCCTGGTCCAGAGTGAGCTCGACGGCACCATCGAATGGTCCGCCCGCGAGGGCGGCGGCACGCAGGTACGGATCGAAATGGGTCTGGATGCGGAGTCGCGCCGGGCCTAG